In Drosophila nasuta strain 15112-1781.00 chromosome 2R, ASM2355853v1, whole genome shotgun sequence, a single genomic region encodes these proteins:
- the LOC132787146 gene encoding AP-1 complex subunit mu-1, translating to MSSSAIFVLDVKGKVLISRNYRGDNIDMAVIDKFMPLLMEREEEGLVTPILQTSETTFAYIKTNNLYIVSTTPRNKNVNIALVFVFLHKIAQVFVEYFKELEEESIRDNFVIIYELLDELIDFGYPQTTDSKILQEYITQEGHKLELQPRIPVAVTNAVSWRSEGIKYRKNEVFLDVIESVNLLANANGNLLRSEIVGAIKMRVYLSGMPELRLGLNDKVLFESTGRGKSKSVELEDVKFHQCVRLSRFENDRTISFIPPDGEFELMSYRLNTHVKPLIWIESVIERHAHSRVEYMIKAKSQFKRRSTANNVEIVIPVPADADSPKFKTTIGSCKYAPEQNAIIWTIKSFPGGKEYLMRAHFGLPSVESEDNTEGKPPIQVRFEIPYFTTSGIQVRYLKIIEKSGYQALPWVRYITQNGDYQLRTN from the exons atgtctTCATCAGCCATATTTGTGCTGGACGTCAAAGGCAAGGTGTTGATATCGCGCAATTATCGCGGCGACAACATCGACATGGCCGTGATCGATAAGTTTATGCCGCTGTTGATGGAACGCGAGGAGGAAGGACTCGTTACGCCCATTCTGCAGACATCTGAAACGACATTCGCCTACATTAAGACAAACAATTTGTACATTGTGTCGACGACGCCGCGCAACAAGAACGTCAACATTGCGCtggtgtttgtgtttttgcataAAATCGCACAGGTGTTTGTCGAATACTTCAAAGAGCTGGAGGAGGAATCAATACGCGACAATTTCGTTATCATCTACGAACTGCTCGATGAACTCATCGACTTTGGCTATCCCCAGACGACAGACTCGAAAATCCTCCAGGAATACATCACACAGGAGGGTCACAAACTCGAGCTACAACCGCGCATTCCTGTGGCGGTGACAAATGCCGTTTCCTGGCGTTCAGAGGGCATCAAGTATCGTAAGAACGAGGTATTCCTGGATGTTATTGAATCCGTCAATCTGCTggccaatgccaatggcaaTCTGCTGCGCAGCGAAATTGTGGGAGCCATCAAGATGCGCGTCTATTTGTCGGGCATGCCCGAGTTGCGTTTGGGGCTGAATGATAAGGTGCTCTTCGAGAGCACGGGACGCGGCAAATCAAAGTCTGTGGAGTTAGAGGATGTTAAGTTCCATCAGTGTGTGCGTCTGTCGCGGTTCGAAAACGATCGTACCATCTCCTTCATACCGCCCGATggtgaatttgaattgatgTCGTATCGCCTCAACACGCAT GTTAAACCTTTGATCTGGATTGAATCGGTGATCGAGCGACATGCGCATTCGCGTGTCGAGTACATGATCAAGGCGAAATCTCAATTCAAACGCCGTTCAACTGCGAACAACGTGGAAATTGTTATCCCAGTGCCGGCTGATGCCGATTCACCTAAATTCAAGACAACCATTGGCAGTTGCAAATATGCGCCGGAACAGAACGCGATCATCTGGACGATCAAATCGTTTCCGGGTGGCAAAGAGTATCTGATGCGTGCTCACTTTGGGCTGCCAAGCGTGGAGAGCGAGGACAATACGGAGGGCAAGCCACCGATACAGGTGCGCTTCGAGATACCATATTTTACAACATCGGGTATTCAGGTGCGTTACCTAAAGATCATCGAGAAGAGCGGCTATCAGGCGTTGCCTTGGGTGCGCTACATCACACAGAATGGCGACTATCAGTTGCGCACCAATTGA
- the LOC132787147 gene encoding methyl-CpG-binding domain protein 2 isoform X1: MNPSITIERKRVDCNALPKGWQREEIHRKSGCNTGVDVFYYSPTGKRIESKPQLARQLGAEMFDISNFDFQTGKMQLHRQMPSPSISLYRCNAQGAIISNAVAAGNAANALKRKFSRAQAQQNSNSNSGNSININTGNIVTSISSSAGNASSSVTSTTTAVTAANLRQQQQQQQQQQQQFEFSRALRTDVSLVPPIRQTASIFKQPVTVVRNHEPNKVKHDAKHGGQEKPKQLFWEKRLERLRACHDNGEELDDISLPKTIRTVGPNVNEQTVLQSVATALHMLNAGVHGQSSTKAELTKNAMAFMNPEQPLMHAVIISEDDIRKQEDRVGLARRKLQDALKT; this comes from the exons ATGAATCCAAGCATTACAATTGAACGTAAGCGCGTTGATTGCAACGCATTACCCAAAGGTTGGCAACGCGAAGAAATACACCGCAAATCGGGCTGCAACACGGGCGTTGATGTTTTCTACTACAG TCCCACAGGAAAACGAATTGAAAGCAAACCACAATTAGCACGGCAATTGGGCGCCGAGATGTTTGACATTAGCAACTTTGATTTCCAAACCGGCAAAATGCAGTTGCATCGCCAGATGCCATCGCCATCGATATCGCTCTACCGCTGCAATGCTCAAGGTGCCATCATTAGCAACGCTGTAGCAGCTGGCAATGCTGCGAACGCACTGAAGCGTAAATTTAGTCGAGCTCAAGCTCAACAAAActcaaacagcaacagcggcaacagtaTCAACATCAACACGGGCAACATTGTCACGTCGATATCGTCGTCAGCAGGAAACGCTTCTTCTTCAGTAACATCGACGACAACTGCAGTGACGGCAGCTAATcttcgacagcagcagcaacaacagcagcagcagcaacaacaatttgaattcaG TCGCGCTCTGCGCACAGATGTCTCCTTGGTGCCGCCGATTCGACAGACCGCCTCCATATTTAAACAGCCGGTAACTGTGGTGCGCAATCATGAGCCCAACAAGGTCAAACATGACGCCAAACATGGTGGCCAGGAGAAACCCAAACAACTATTCTGGGAGAAGCGTTTGGAACGATTGCGTGCCTGCCATGACAACGGCGAAGAACTGGACGACATCTCATTGCCCAAAACTATACGAACTGTCGGTCCCAACGTAAATGAACAGACGGTGCTGCAATCGGTCGCCACAGCACTGCATATGCTCAATGCTGGCGTGCACGGCCAGAGCTCGACAAAGGCGGAACTGACGAAGAATGCTATGGCATTCATGAATCCCGAACAACCTTTAATGCATGCGGTTATCATTTCTGAGGACGACATACGCAAGCAGGAAGATCGCGTTGGTTTGGCTCGACGAAAGCTGCAAGATGCGTTGAAGACATGA
- the LOC132787147 gene encoding methyl-CpG-binding domain protein 2 isoform X2 — MNPSITIERKRVDCNALPKGWQREEIHRKSGCNTGVDVFYYSRALRTDVSLVPPIRQTASIFKQPVTVVRNHEPNKVKHDAKHGGQEKPKQLFWEKRLERLRACHDNGEELDDISLPKTIRTVGPNVNEQTVLQSVATALHMLNAGVHGQSSTKAELTKNAMAFMNPEQPLMHAVIISEDDIRKQEDRVGLARRKLQDALKT, encoded by the exons ATGAATCCAAGCATTACAATTGAACGTAAGCGCGTTGATTGCAACGCATTACCCAAAGGTTGGCAACGCGAAGAAATACACCGCAAATCGGGCTGCAACACGGGCGTTGATGTTTTCTACTACAG TCGCGCTCTGCGCACAGATGTCTCCTTGGTGCCGCCGATTCGACAGACCGCCTCCATATTTAAACAGCCGGTAACTGTGGTGCGCAATCATGAGCCCAACAAGGTCAAACATGACGCCAAACATGGTGGCCAGGAGAAACCCAAACAACTATTCTGGGAGAAGCGTTTGGAACGATTGCGTGCCTGCCATGACAACGGCGAAGAACTGGACGACATCTCATTGCCCAAAACTATACGAACTGTCGGTCCCAACGTAAATGAACAGACGGTGCTGCAATCGGTCGCCACAGCACTGCATATGCTCAATGCTGGCGTGCACGGCCAGAGCTCGACAAAGGCGGAACTGACGAAGAATGCTATGGCATTCATGAATCCCGAACAACCTTTAATGCATGCGGTTATCATTTCTGAGGACGACATACGCAAGCAGGAAGATCGCGTTGGTTTGGCTCGACGAAAGCTGCAAGATGCGTTGAAGACATGA
- the LOC132785711 gene encoding RNA-binding protein with serine-rich domain 1-B isoform X1, translated as MARARSPTAEGEKENKEKEVKEKDAKATTTSNSSSRRERERKRRGSASSSSDSSRSSSGSSSSRSSSGSDSRSSSSSSSDSSSSSSSSSTDTDRSEKNRRRGGGGGAAGKDNSRSPRKTTKSPRANSKARKETDRDRTERERDRVQRSRSRSRDRVRPRSSNDRSGGAGGGGEVNNVKRERSRSASRSRSPRRRGGGGGRGTVERTPPPKRRERSRSRSRSRSRSRSPTPKPVRIHVGRLTRNVNKDHVLEIFSSFGTVKNVEFPTDRYHPNFGRGMAYVEYATSEDCESAMKHMDGGQIDGQEITVSPVIVAKQRPPMRRPSPQMRRPQGGRWRSPPQFNRFNNRGGGGGGGGRRNSPPPRGRRSPRRRSRSPIRRRRRSNSSDSSR; from the exons at GGCGCGTGCCCGGTCTCCCACCGCCGAGGgcgaaaaggaaaataaagAGAAGGAAGTGAAAGAGAAGGATGCGAAAGCTACGACTACATCTAATTCATCATCGCGCAGAGAGCGGGAACGAAAGCGACGAGGCTCCGCCTCTTCTAGCAGTGACTCTAGCCGAAG TTCCTCGGGTAGCTCATCATCGCGCAGCAGCTCTGGCTCAGACTCCCGATCCAGCTCCAGTAGCTCCAGCGACTCCTCCAGTTCCTCGTCCTCATCGTCAACCGACACCGATCGCAGCGAAAAGAACCGGCGTCGCGGAGGTGGTGGTGGTGCTGCTGGCAAAGATAATTCGCGTTCGCCACGCAAAACAACCAAATCGCCGCGAGCCAACAGCAAGGCACGTAAGGAAACTGATCGCGACCGCACAGAGCGGGAACGTGACCGGGTGCAACGCAGTCGCAGCCGTTCAAGAGATCGTGTTCGTCCGCGCTCCTCTAATGATCGCAGTGGCGGTGCTGGCGGCGGGGGCGAAGTGAACAACGTGAAACGCGAACGCTCCCGTTCCGCCAGCCGTTCTCGTTCACCACGTCGAcgtggtggcggcggcggtcgCGGCACAGTTGAGCGTACGCCGCCGCCCAAGCGTCGGGAGCGCTCACGTTCCCGCTCGCGCAGTCGCAGCCGCTCCAGGTCGCCCACTCCGAAGCCAGTGCGCATTCACGTGGGTCGCTTGACCCGCAACGTTAACAAAGACCATGTGCTCGAGATCTTTAGTAGTTTTGGCACTGTGAAGAACGTAGAGTTCCCTACTGATCGTTATCATCCGAATTTCGGTCGCGGAATGGCGTATGTGGAATACGCCACCTCCGAGGACTGTGAGTCAGCCATGAAACACATGGATGGTGGACAAATCGATGGCCAGGAAATCACAGTATCGCCGGTAATTGTCGCCAAACAGCGACCGCCAATGCGGCGACCATCACCTCAAATGCGACGTCCTCAAGGCGGACGCTGGCGGTCTCCGCCACAATTTAATCGCTTCAATAATCGTGGTGGAGGAGGCGGCGGGGGCGGAAGGCGCAATTCGCCTCCACCGAGAGGACGTCGATCACCGCGACGTCGTTCACGCTCGCCAATTAGACGCCGTCGTCGCAGCAACAGCTCAGACAGTTCCCGTTGA
- the LOC132787145 gene encoding 2-oxoisovalerate dehydrogenase subunit alpha, mitochondrial → MSFLRKSRNLFNAVGAARQNAKLFNAAIAQRGYSSKSEDDGATFPGARNASFVNDLKLTLPEDYAPIPIYRVMDRDGYILNKNEDPQLSQEVVEKMFRDMLLLSTMDKILYESQRQGRISFYMTNFGEEASHIGSAAALEMRDIIYGQYREAGVLVWRGFRIDQFIDQCYGNVDDLGRGKQMPVHYGSKELNFVTISSPLSTQIPQAVGAAYALKRRPDNDACVICYFGEGAASEGDTHAAFNFAATLECPVILFCRNNGFAISTPSNEQYRGDGIAGRGPIGYGIATIRVDGTDVFAVYNAMKKAREYVLRENKPIVFEALAYRVGHHSTSDDSTAYRSADEIDVWNTFEHPISKLKKYMVHKGWFNEQEETEFVSTVRKQVLKQIAVSEKKLKPNWREMFEGVYDTIPEHLQQQQRELEQHIEAHKEFYPLKSFKQ, encoded by the exons ATGTCATTCCTGCGAAAATCCCGTAATCTGTTCAATGCTGTTGGCGCTGCCCGCCAAAATGCCAAACTG TTTAATGCTGCGATAGCTCAGCGTGGCTACAGTTCAAAGTCAGAGGATGATGGTGCCACATTTCCAGGGGCACGTAATGCGTCATTCGTGAACGATCTGAAACTAACGCTGCCTGAGGATTATGCTCCCATTCCCATCTATCGTGTGATGGATCGCGATGGTTACATTCTCAATAAAAACGAGGATCCCCAGCTGAGTCAAGAGGTGGTCGAGAAAATGTTCCGTGACATGCTACTGCTGTCCACCATGGACAAGATCCTGTATGAATCGCAACGTCAGGGCCGCATCTCTTTCTACATGACGAACTTTGGAGAGGAGGCATCGCATATTGGCAGCGCAGCTGCTTTGGAGATGCGCGACATCATCTATGGCCAGTATCGGGAGGCTGGTGTGTTGGTGTGGCGTGGCTTCCGCATCGATCAATTCATCGATCAGTGCTATGGCAATGTAGATGATTTGGGACGTGGCAAACAGATGCCAGTACACTATGGCTCCAAGGAGCTGAACTTTGTCACCATCTCTAGTCCACTGT CCACGCAAATTCCCCAAGCTGTAGGTGCTGCCTACGCCTTGAAGCGACGACCCGACAACGATGCCTGTGTCATCTGCTATTTCGGTGAAGGTGCTGCCTCCGAAGGTGACACACACGCTGCGTTCAACTTTGCCGCCACACTCGAGTGTCCAGTCATACTCTTCTG TCGCAACAATGGTTTTGCGATCTCCACGCCATCCAATGAACAATACCGCGGTGATGGCATCGCTGGTCGTGGTCCCATTGGTTATGGCATTGCCACGATTCGTGTAGATGGTACTGATGTGTTCGCCGTCTACAATGCAATGAAGAAGGCTAGGGAATATGTGCTTCGCGAGAACAAACCTATTGTGTTCGAGGCCTTGGCATATCGTGTGGGACATCACTCGACTTCGGATGACAGTACAGCCTATCGTTCAGCCGATGAGATCGACGTGTGGAACACTTTTGAGCATCCCATATCCAAGCTCAAGAAGTACATGGTCCACAAGGGCTGGTTCAACGAGCAGGAGGAGACGGAATTTGTTAGCACCGTGCGCAAGCAAGTGTTGAAGCAAATTGCCGTGTCGGAGAAGAAGTTGAAGCCCAATTGGCGTGAGATGTTCGAGGGTGTCTACGACACAATTCCTGAacatctgcagcagcagcagcgtgaGCTGGAGCAGCACATTGAGGCGCATAAGGAATTCTATCCACTGAAGAGCTTCAAGCAATAA
- the LOC132785710 gene encoding probable tRNA (uracil-O(2)-)-methyltransferase, whose protein sequence is MAAEHIGDKQFWLAIAILIKNYHALNKKIFEVLITEVQKQQDGKLHASNEDELEQQLQTDAGERTCDGFKIHFKMLTKKMSTNILANAVLDFVQQSYECHFVDAQSFDDFAVQLNGGELKVATFNQSNDKEISPSSRWAEFVLKPKLHNWSQSKREEAAQKSLHLLDVEKYNDLYKQLKQKHSQSLLELWQTANESTDPLKFIYEDLAIAAYLITLWSCTQSQPTGFADLGCGNGLLVYVLNAEGYKGYGYDVRQRKLWSLYPDETKTKLIERTVEPNSFRCEFDGIDWLIGNHSDELSPWLPVLAARLMCSYFLLPCCPFELSGAKFQRRNTCISAYQDFTLYARQVSQQCGFETLQDRLKIPSTKRIALIGLKRTAKASSTLEDFVQHELQKYQTGESKTEQTVKLREKAESVRNCTQIEKSIIDTLVLKIFRMLLDNTTDTESLTSESIWRQGRQLSMREIAQSLSKEELTGIKSECGGIKTLLRNKHEVFEFCDNDQIGLRKPKEITKLQQTKGKLLIIKKTCVFL, encoded by the exons ATGGCAGCTGAACACATTGGCGACAAACAATTTTGGCTGGCAATAGCAATATTAATTAAGAACTATCATGCactgaataaaaaaatattcgaGGTGTTGATCACAGAAGTGCAAAAACAACAGGATGGAAAATTACATGCATCCAATGAAGATGAGCTGGAACAACAGCTGCAAACAGATGCCGGAGAGCGGACTTGCGATGGTTTTAAAATCCACTTTAAAATGCTGACCAAGAAAATGTCAACAAACATTTTGGCCAACGCCGTCCTGG ATTTTGTGCAGCAAAGTTATGAATGTCACTTTGTAGACGCCCAATCCTTTGATGATTTTGCTGTGCAATTAAATGGTGGTGAACTAAAAGTTGCTACATTCAACCAGAGCAACGACAAGGAGATTTCTCCAAGCTCCCGTTGGGCTGAGTTTGTTCTAAAGCCAAAGCTTCACAATTGGTCACAAAGCAAACGCGAAGAAGCTGCTCAAAAATCGCTGCACTTGCTGGATGTGGAGAAGTATAATGATCTATACAAACAGCTGAAACAGAAGCATTCGCAAAGTCTTCTAGAATTGTGGCAAACGGCAAATGAATCAACGGATCCATTAAAGTTCATCTACGAAGACTTGGCTATTGCTGCCTATCTCATCACACTCTGGAGCTGTACACAAAGCCAACCCACTGGTTTCGCCGACTTGGGATGCGGCAATGGACTGCTGGTCTATGTGCTCAATGCCGAGGGCTACAAAGGCTATGGCTATGACGTGCGGCAGCGTAAGCTTTGGTCGCTGTATCCCgatgaaacaaaaacaaagcttATTGAGCGCACTGTGGAACCAAATAGCTTTCGTTGTGAGTTCGATGGCATCGATTGGTTAATTGGCAATCATTCCGATGAGCTGTCGCCTTGGTTGCCAGTGCTTGCAGCGCGTCTCATGTGCAGCTACTTCCTCCTACCTTGTTGCCCCTTCGAGCTGTCGGGTGCCAAGTTCCAGCGCCGCAACACGTGTATTAGCGCATATCAGGACTTTACTCTTTATGCCAGACAAGTGTCGCAGCAATGCGGCTTTGAAACGCTACAGGATCGCTTAAAGATACCAAGCACCAAACGCATAGCTTTAATAGGTCTCAAACGTACGGCGAAAGCGTCGTCTACGCTTGAAGATTTTGTGCAGCATGAGCTCCAAAAGTATCAAACTGGTGAATCCAAAACAGAGCAAACAGTCAAACTGCGAGAAAAAGCGGAATCCGTGAGAAATTGCACTCAGATCGAGAAGAGTATTATCGATACGCTGGTGCTGAAAATCTTTCGCATGCTGCTGGACAACACAACAGACACAGAGTCTTTAACATCCGAGTCTATTTGGCGGCAAGGAAGACAGTTGTCTATGCGCGAAATCGCTCAATCGCTCAGCAAAGAGGAGCTAACTGGCATCAAGTCGGAGTGTGGTGGCATTAAAACGCTCTTGCGTAATAAACACGAAGTATTTGAGTTTTGTGACAACGATCAAATTGGTCTACGCAAGCCCAAAGAAATTACAAAGTTGCAGCAGACAAAAGGAAAATTGCTGATCATTAAAAAAACGTGCGTGTTTCTTTAA
- the LOC132785711 gene encoding RNA-binding protein with serine-rich domain 1-B isoform X2 has protein sequence MARARSPTAEGEKENKEKEVKEKDAKATTTSNSSSRRERERKRRGSASSSSDSSRSSGSDSRSSSSSSSDSSSSSSSSSTDTDRSEKNRRRGGGGGAAGKDNSRSPRKTTKSPRANSKARKETDRDRTERERDRVQRSRSRSRDRVRPRSSNDRSGGAGGGGEVNNVKRERSRSASRSRSPRRRGGGGGRGTVERTPPPKRRERSRSRSRSRSRSRSPTPKPVRIHVGRLTRNVNKDHVLEIFSSFGTVKNVEFPTDRYHPNFGRGMAYVEYATSEDCESAMKHMDGGQIDGQEITVSPVIVAKQRPPMRRPSPQMRRPQGGRWRSPPQFNRFNNRGGGGGGGGRRNSPPPRGRRSPRRRSRSPIRRRRRSNSSDSSR, from the exons at GGCGCGTGCCCGGTCTCCCACCGCCGAGGgcgaaaaggaaaataaagAGAAGGAAGTGAAAGAGAAGGATGCGAAAGCTACGACTACATCTAATTCATCATCGCGCAGAGAGCGGGAACGAAAGCGACGAGGCTCCGCCTCTTCTAGCAGTGACTCTAGCCGAAG CTCTGGCTCAGACTCCCGATCCAGCTCCAGTAGCTCCAGCGACTCCTCCAGTTCCTCGTCCTCATCGTCAACCGACACCGATCGCAGCGAAAAGAACCGGCGTCGCGGAGGTGGTGGTGGTGCTGCTGGCAAAGATAATTCGCGTTCGCCACGCAAAACAACCAAATCGCCGCGAGCCAACAGCAAGGCACGTAAGGAAACTGATCGCGACCGCACAGAGCGGGAACGTGACCGGGTGCAACGCAGTCGCAGCCGTTCAAGAGATCGTGTTCGTCCGCGCTCCTCTAATGATCGCAGTGGCGGTGCTGGCGGCGGGGGCGAAGTGAACAACGTGAAACGCGAACGCTCCCGTTCCGCCAGCCGTTCTCGTTCACCACGTCGAcgtggtggcggcggcggtcgCGGCACAGTTGAGCGTACGCCGCCGCCCAAGCGTCGGGAGCGCTCACGTTCCCGCTCGCGCAGTCGCAGCCGCTCCAGGTCGCCCACTCCGAAGCCAGTGCGCATTCACGTGGGTCGCTTGACCCGCAACGTTAACAAAGACCATGTGCTCGAGATCTTTAGTAGTTTTGGCACTGTGAAGAACGTAGAGTTCCCTACTGATCGTTATCATCCGAATTTCGGTCGCGGAATGGCGTATGTGGAATACGCCACCTCCGAGGACTGTGAGTCAGCCATGAAACACATGGATGGTGGACAAATCGATGGCCAGGAAATCACAGTATCGCCGGTAATTGTCGCCAAACAGCGACCGCCAATGCGGCGACCATCACCTCAAATGCGACGTCCTCAAGGCGGACGCTGGCGGTCTCCGCCACAATTTAATCGCTTCAATAATCGTGGTGGAGGAGGCGGCGGGGGCGGAAGGCGCAATTCGCCTCCACCGAGAGGACGTCGATCACCGCGACGTCGTTCACGCTCGCCAATTAGACGCCGTCGTCGCAGCAACAGCTCAGACAGTTCCCGTTGA
- the LOC132787148 gene encoding metaxin-1 homolog codes for MQLGSKLHVYKGEWGLPTIDFECMRVLCLLRFTRCPVDVETNSNPLRSGAGKLPYLQIGNDKFIGYKEIKRVLDLEGYPVDAKLSTKQKHLSATYTNWVFTQLHAYYHYFLYGEPNNYETTTRGLYAKRTPFPFNFYYPSTYQREACDVVQVLGGFDINDKLEKHESDYLVTNAKKCVNLLSRKLGRKVWFFGDHFSELDAIVYSYLSIISKITLPNNPLQNHIKGCQNLLNFISRISRDIFRNECYSSVKLTKSSGHSDSTLTPSERKFMETELNTKIAAGIGAALAMGAFAAWRGIYTQLTRSSTDYDGIDYEDDELDEEVLE; via the exons ATGCAATTGGGATCCAAGCTGCATGTGTATAAGGGCGAATGGGGCCTACCAACAATTGATTTCGAATGTATGCGTGTCTTG TGCTTACTGCGCTTCACCCGCTGTCCCGTAGACGTCGAGACCAATTCAAATCCATTGCGTTCGGGCGCCGGCAAGTTGCCCTATCTTCAAATTGGCAACGACAAATTCATTGGCTACAAGGAGATCAAACGTGTGCTGGATCTTGAG GGTTATCCCGTTGATGCCAAGCTATCCACGAAACAGAAGCATCTGTCCGCCACATATACCAATTGGGTATTCACACAACTTCATGCTTACTATCATTACTTTCTGTATGGCGAACCAAACAATTATGAGACTACCACACGTGGATTATACGCCAAGCGAACGCCATTCCCCTTTAACTTCTACTATCCATCAACGTATCAACGCGAAGCTTGCGATGTTGTCCAAGTGCTTGGCGGTTTCGATATCAACGATAAGCTGGAGAAGCACGAAAGTGACTAT CTGGTGACTAATGCCAAAAAGTGCGTCAACTTGTTGTCGCGAAAATTGGGACGCAAAGTTTGGTTCTTTGGTGATCACTTCAGTGAATTGGATGCCATTGTCTACAGCTACTTGTCCATCATATCGAAAATAACACTGCCCAATAATCCGCTACAAAACCACATAAAAGGCTGTCAAAATCTTTTGAATTTCATCAGTCGTATCTCTCGCGACATATTCCGCAATGAATGTTATAGTTCCGTTAAACTAACGAAATCATCTGGACACTCTGACAGCACATTAACGCCATCGGAACGTAAGTTTATGGAGACCGAATTAAATACAAAGATTGCCGCCGGCATTGGCGCTGCACTGGCAATGGGAGCGTTTGCTGCTTGGCGTGGTATTTACACCCAG TTAACACGTTCGTCCACGGATTATGATGGCATCGACTATGAGGACGATGAATTGGACGAGGAAGTTTTGGAATAG